CAGCCCGCCACCCATGGCGTAGCCGTTGATCGCGGCGATGGAGACGCCACGGAAGTCGCGCAGTGCCTCGAAGGCTTCGCCGAAGCGGCGCGCCATTTCGCGGGCGCGGGCCTTGTCGCCGTCGGCGAACATGTTCAGGTCGGCACCGGCGGAGAAGAATTTCGGCCCCTGGCCCGTCACCACCAGGGCGTAGATGTCGTCGTCGCGGTTGAGGTGTTCGACGACCTGGCGCAAGCCGATCAGCGAGTCGCGGTCCCAGGTGTTGGCAGGCGGATGGTTGATGGTGATCAGCGCGGTGTGGCCGTGCTTTTCCACCGTCAGCTTGTGGGTCAGGTCGAAGACGCCGGGCTTGTAGGGTTCCAGGGCGTTGCTCATGGTGTGGCTCCTTGTCGGTGCCGCCGGTGGGCGGTCTGATGTGTCTGGGACATTAGGCGCGTGCATAGTGGTGCGTCCATGTCCTATCTGTTCGATAGCGCCCGCAGGGCTGGGCGGTTTTTCCAATCCCGGATCGCCTGCTCAGAGCAGGCGATCCAGCATCGCACCCTGTTCGAGCAGGCGGCGGGCGACGATCACCCGCATGATTTCGTTGGTGCCTTCGAGGATCTGGTGCACGCGGCTGTCGCGTACCCAGCGTTCGAGCGGGTAGTCGTTGAGGTAGCCGTAGCCTCCGTGCAGTTGCAGGGCGTCGTTGCACAGGGCGAAGCAGCGGTCGGTGGCGAAGCGCTTGGCCATCGCGCAATACAGGGTTGCCTCGCCGTCCTTGTGGTCCAGCTTGTGCGCGGCCAGGCGCACCATCTGCCGGCTGGCGGTGAGGTCGGTGAGCATGTCGGCGAGTTTGAATTGCAGGGCCTGGAACTCGGCCAGCGCCTTGCCGAACTGCTTGCGTTCCTCGACGTAGCGCAATGACTGCTCCAGTGCCGCCTGGGCGGCACCGAGCGAGCAACTGGCGATGTTCAGGCGGCCACCGTCCAGGCCTTTCATGGCGTAGACGAAGCCCTGGCCCTCGGGGCCGATCCGGTTGCCGGCGGGGATGCGCACGCCTTCGAAGGTGATGGTGCGGGTTGGCTGGGCCTTCCAGCCCATCTTGTCTTCATTGCGCCCATAACGGATGCCCTCGGCATTGGCCGGCACCAGGAAGCAGGAGATGCCCTTGGCGCCGTCCACGCCGGTGCGCGCCATGACGATCAGCACGTCGGTGCTGCCGGCGCCGGAGATGAAGGTCTTGGCGCCATCGAGCACGTACTCATCTCCGTCGCGCCTGGCGCGGGTGCGCAGGTGCGCGGCGTCGGAGCCGGCGTCCGGCTCGGTGAGGCAGTAGGAGGCCAGCAGTTCGCCGCCGATCAAACCGGGCAGCCACTGCTGCTTGAGTGCGGCGTCGCCGAAGCTGGCGAGCATCCAGCTGGCCATGTTGTGGATGGTCATGTAGGCCGTGGTGGCCACGCAACCGGCGGCCAGTTGCTCGAAGATCAGCGAGGCAGACAGGCGCGACAGGCCCAGGCCGCCATCTTCCTCGGCGATGTACAGGCCCAGGTAGCCCTGCTCGGCGGCACGGCGGATCACTTCCACCGGGAAGTGGTGCTGGCGGTCCCATTCGGCGGCGTGGGGCGCGAGTTCGCGGCTGGCGAAGGCGCGGGCGCTGTCCACCAGCAGGCGTTGTTCTTCGGACAGATCGAAATTCATGCAGCTACCTCATTGTTCTTGTCGTGCACATTTTCCATCGGTTATAGCGGTTGCGCCGGCGGCTGTGGATTGACGATCTTGTGCAGGGGATGGACGATCTTGGCATTAGTGTCTGCGGAAATACCGCCATGTCCCGTCCGCTCACTTCGTCCTGGCCGCTGCCACAGCAGGGCGTGCGCTTCATCACTCCGCCGCGACTGCGCCGCGCGCTGGATCGCCATCCACTCGGCCAGGCCTGCTATCCGCTGGCGTTGGGGTATTACCCGGCGGCGGCGGGCCATCGCATGGAGCGCGCTGTCCCGGAGGATCACCTGCTGATCTATTGCAGTGCGGGGCATGGCTGGCTGGAAACCGAGGATGGACGATTAGAGGTCGCCGGTGGCGATCTGCTGGTGCTGCCCAAGGGGCGCGCGCATGCCTACGGTGCCGACGCCGAGCGGCCGTGGTCGATCTTCTGGGTGCACCTGGAAGGGCGGCTGAGCGAGGAGTTCCTGCGCCCGCTGGGCAAGTCGCCGCGCCTGCGGGTCGGCGTGCAGCCGCGCCTGCTCGGCGAGTTCGATGCGCTGCTGGCGTTGCGCCGGCAGGGCCTGAGCCTGCCGCACTTCATCCATGCCGCGCACCTGCTGCAGAGCCTGTTGACATCGCTGGCGCTGCGTCCGGCGCGGGCGCGGCTGAAGTCCGGGCGGGTGCTGGATGTGGAGGCGGTGCAGGCGCTGATGCGCGAGCATCTGCACGACGCGCTGAACCTGGACGAGCTGGCCGCACAGTTCCGCCTGTCGCGCTTCCACTTCGCCAAGACATACCGCGCGCTGACTGGCCAGGCGCCGATCCAGGATTTCATCCGGTTGAAGATGACCCACGCCTGCCGCCTGCTCGACCAGGGCAACCTGGAAGTGCGCCAGGTTGCCGAGCAATTGGGTTATGCCGATGCCTATTACTTTTCGCGGCTGTTCAAGCGCGTGGTGGGCATGGCGCCCAGTCACTACCGGGCGCTGCACGCCGGTTAAGGTTCACTGCAGGGTCAGCGGCTTGCCGGCGGCGCTGCGTTCGGCCTGCCATTCAGCGAGGCTCGGCGCGGCTTCCTTGCCGTCCATGCGTTCGATGATTTCGAAGTAGTCCTGGTGCAGCCGGTCGCGCAGCACGTCTTCCCGTGGCTTGACCTTGACCACATAGACGCTCTGCACGTTCTGGTGGTCGAATGCGCGCCACTGCTGTTCGCCCTTGAGCAAGCTATAGCGGTGGCCTTCCAGCGCCTTGATCAGCGCCTCGCTGTCGAGGCTGCCACTGCGCTTGGCGGCGTCGGCCCACTGGTAGACGATGCTGTAGGCCGAGGCGGATGAGCTGGCGGGGTAGACGCCGTAGCGCTCGGCGAAGTCGCGGACGAACGCCTGGCCGCGCGCCGAGCCTTCGCGCTCGGGCACGCGCCAGGTCCAGGGCTCGGTGCCGATCACACCCTGCATCAGGCCCGGTCCGGCCAGTTCCACCATGCTCTGGGTGAGGTTGGGGGCGATGATCTGGTGGTCGCGCGTCACGCCCAGTTCGTCGGCGATGCGCATGGCGTGGACGAGGTCTTCGCCGAACAGCGCCAGGACCAGTACGTCGGCCTTGCTGGCGGCGGCCTGGGAGAGGGCGTCGCGGTAGTCGGACAGGCGGGCGCCGGGGAACGGCACCTTGATCGACGGATGCCGGGCGATGTCCTGCGTGCCGGTGTACTGGCGCAGCGAGCTTTCGGTGGTCAGGCCCCAGGTGTAGTTGGCGGTGATGTAGAAGTAGCGTTTGTCCGGCAAGGTGCGGTTCAGGTACTGGCCGAGGGCGCGGGCGCTCATCCAGGCGCTGTTGCACTCGCGGAACATGTAGCGCTGGCCGTCCTTGCCGGTGGTGTCGTTGGAGTAGGTGAGGGTTCCGAAATAGAGCAGCTTCTTCTCCGCGGCGCGCTGCCCGGCGGCGATGGCCACCGCGCTGGAGGCTCCGCCGAAGAGCATGGCGGCGCCCTCGGCGGCGAGCTCGTCGACATTGCGCACGGCTTTT
The Pseudomonas triclosanedens DNA segment above includes these coding regions:
- a CDS encoding isobutyryl-CoA dehydrogenase, which gives rise to MNFDLSEEQRLLVDSARAFASRELAPHAAEWDRQHHFPVEVIRRAAEQGYLGLYIAEEDGGLGLSRLSASLIFEQLAAGCVATTAYMTIHNMASWMLASFGDAALKQQWLPGLIGGELLASYCLTEPDAGSDAAHLRTRARRDGDEYVLDGAKTFISGAGSTDVLIVMARTGVDGAKGISCFLVPANAEGIRYGRNEDKMGWKAQPTRTITFEGVRIPAGNRIGPEGQGFVYAMKGLDGGRLNIASCSLGAAQAALEQSLRYVEERKQFGKALAEFQALQFKLADMLTDLTASRQMVRLAAHKLDHKDGEATLYCAMAKRFATDRCFALCNDALQLHGGYGYLNDYPLERWVRDSRVHQILEGTNEIMRVIVARRLLEQGAMLDRLL
- a CDS encoding AraC family transcriptional regulator — encoded protein: MSRPLTSSWPLPQQGVRFITPPRLRRALDRHPLGQACYPLALGYYPAAAGHRMERAVPEDHLLIYCSAGHGWLETEDGRLEVAGGDLLVLPKGRAHAYGADAERPWSIFWVHLEGRLSEEFLRPLGKSPRLRVGVQPRLLGEFDALLALRRQGLSLPHFIHAAHLLQSLLTSLALRPARARLKSGRVLDVEAVQALMREHLHDALNLDELAAQFRLSRFHFAKTYRALTGQAPIQDFIRLKMTHACRLLDQGNLEVRQVAEQLGYADAYYFSRLFKRVVGMAPSHYRALHAG
- a CDS encoding ABC transporter substrate-binding protein encodes the protein MRFLTAALSLVAAFSCLAQAAEPITLGLNYPRTGSYKEEGLAQMRGALLAIDEINAHGGVLGRPLRLVSKDTASRPEKAVRNVDELAAEGAAMLFGGASSAVAIAAGQRAAEKKLLYFGTLTYSNDTTGKDGQRYMFRECNSAWMSARALGQYLNRTLPDKRYFYITANYTWGLTTESSLRQYTGTQDIARHPSIKVPFPGARLSDYRDALSQAAASKADVLVLALFGEDLVHAMRIADELGVTRDHQIIAPNLTQSMVELAGPGLMQGVIGTEPWTWRVPEREGSARGQAFVRDFAERYGVYPASSSASAYSIVYQWADAAKRSGSLDSEALIKALEGHRYSLLKGEQQWRAFDHQNVQSVYVVKVKPREDVLRDRLHQDYFEIIERMDGKEAAPSLAEWQAERSAAGKPLTLQ